A stretch of Cytophagales bacterium DNA encodes these proteins:
- a CDS encoding FecR domain-containing protein, translating to MDHQILQTYNQKHYQEESSEAVDQEILDIYELTQPVDLEDIDVDQAWSKFSSQVAEKETPTRLINWQPLMKVAAAVIFAFGIGLFTYNFLGSEHVSDQLAMIEVKADAARQQVILPDGTQVFLNEGSILSYPEAFGSERKIHFSGEGYFEVAKDGKRFIIDAPQTQVEVLGTAFNLNTSDKISTTVTVTEGIVAFSAQDQQTKVTAGQEGVFTKASSSISLNQNPDVNAMSWKTGKFVFKNTELSKVVTYLNGYYKHEIKIDDQMSSCTVTGTFDKLPLEEVLQEISIILSAEVTNKGESFQISGEGC from the coding sequence ATGGACCACCAAATCCTTCAAACATATAATCAAAAGCACTACCAGGAGGAATCCTCGGAAGCGGTAGATCAGGAAATTCTGGATATCTACGAATTGACACAACCTGTTGATTTAGAGGATATTGATGTGGATCAGGCCTGGTCTAAATTCTCCTCACAAGTAGCCGAAAAAGAAACGCCTACCAGGCTGATCAACTGGCAACCATTGATGAAAGTAGCTGCTGCGGTCATTTTTGCTTTTGGTATTGGGTTGTTCACTTACAATTTTCTGGGTAGCGAACACGTTTCCGATCAATTGGCAATGATTGAGGTGAAAGCTGATGCTGCCAGACAACAAGTCATTTTACCAGACGGAACCCAGGTTTTCCTAAATGAGGGAAGTATTCTTTCTTATCCTGAAGCATTTGGCTCTGAAAGAAAAATTCATTTTAGTGGTGAAGGCTATTTTGAAGTAGCCAAGGATGGTAAGCGATTCATCATCGACGCTCCTCAAACGCAGGTAGAAGTTTTAGGTACCGCATTCAATCTGAACACATCAGACAAAATTTCCACAACCGTAACCGTAACCGAAGGGATCGTAGCGTTTTCTGCTCAAGATCAACAAACGAAAGTCACTGCTGGTCAGGAAGGGGTCTTTACAAAAGCGTCCAGTTCGATTTCCCTGAATCAAAATCCAGACGTGAATGCCATGTCATGGAAAACAGGCAAATTCGTTTTCAAGAACACCGAATTATCGAAAGTCGTAACCTACTTGAATGGTTACTACAAGCATGAGATCAAAATTGATGATCAAATGTCCTCTTGTACAGTAACCGGAACCTTCGATAAGCTTCCTTTGGAAGAAGTACTGCAAGAGATTTCTATCATTCTTTCCGCAGAAGTAACAAATAAGGGAGAATCCTTCCAGATTTCTGGGGAGGGTTGTTGA
- a CDS encoding TonB-dependent receptor: MNRPLGAFYVFFVLITFFLFDTKGQGNATVYLDQRSYTVEALVLELDRQLASTLVYSLDKLPKITIELKKSSYSQREILKVLKRKGVASLVRNDRILLTSIDLPVKKKSFTLSGYVRDAQTGEALISANVFTTDNKHGVITNRYGYYSMTLPEGEYEIHATFIGLDTPPNSIHLTKNKTHHFRMSESVAELEEVVISSRPPSFNINGIIPGINAIDFTTDNHIPYFMGEVDVFQGSLLLPGIKTLGEEAAGINVRGGNIDENLILLDEAPIYNPTHFFGLISVFNPEAVNDIQFLKGFFPAQYGGRASSVINVHQKEGNDQEFHFAGGLGLLSARLLAEGPIKRGQSSFLISGRQSIIDPTELGPDNVNRNSNTSFGDLNIKMNWKLNDRNTFYVSSYLGRDRNRTSFDSRRDWGNSTLTLRWNKQFAKRIFGHFSGVLSTYEYTIEDPREAGSFRGQFRVTDYSLKADFSYFVSPTSQFDFGATTTFHRLSPGTRTPFDPDDSSTNPLELDSEHGFESGIYLSHQWQVLPNLEILYGARFSSMHNISLGDSEIYRYIPGGPKRDDTIADTVRLGNWELVRDFFNLEPRASLNWRITNNTAVKAAYNRTYQYIHLISNTITPSPTDIWKLSDRNIEPTQTDHFSLGYYRNFADNSWESSLELFHKEQRNIIDYKDGADLLFNPNPETEFLNARGRAYGLEFFLKKNTGKTRGWASYTLSRAERRVKSDLIEETINDGAFFPDNNDKTHDFSMVILHQHSPRLSFSSTFNYSTGRPITLPTGKYTFEGNPIPHFAGRNQDRLSDYHRLDLSARLEGKKVRPDGRTRKFADSWTLTLYNVYARRNAFSYIFRENPDITGQTQVVRYSVLGFIFPSLTYNFKF, translated from the coding sequence ATGAATCGTCCGTTAGGAGCCTTCTACGTATTTTTCGTCTTAATTACCTTTTTTCTTTTCGACACAAAAGGCCAGGGTAATGCTACGGTGTACCTCGATCAACGCTCTTATACCGTTGAAGCGCTTGTTTTAGAATTAGATCGACAACTAGCTTCTACATTGGTCTACAGCCTTGATAAGTTGCCCAAAATCACTATTGAGCTTAAAAAGAGCAGCTATTCCCAGCGAGAGATCTTAAAAGTTCTGAAAAGAAAAGGTGTTGCTTCCTTGGTTAGAAATGACCGAATCCTACTCACCAGCATCGACTTACCCGTAAAAAAGAAAAGCTTCACTTTATCCGGGTACGTTCGAGACGCCCAAACCGGAGAAGCATTGATCAGCGCCAATGTCTTCACAACGGACAATAAACACGGCGTGATCACCAATCGTTATGGCTACTATTCCATGACACTACCAGAAGGTGAGTACGAGATCCACGCCACCTTCATTGGACTTGACACCCCACCTAATAGCATCCATCTGACGAAGAACAAAACCCATCACTTCCGTATGTCTGAAAGTGTGGCTGAATTAGAGGAAGTGGTCATTTCTTCACGTCCGCCCTCCTTCAATATCAATGGGATCATTCCCGGCATCAATGCCATTGACTTTACTACAGACAATCATATACCCTACTTTATGGGAGAAGTAGACGTATTTCAAGGCAGCCTGCTGCTACCCGGAATCAAAACGCTTGGCGAAGAGGCCGCTGGCATCAATGTTCGAGGTGGGAACATCGATGAAAACCTGATCCTTTTAGACGAAGCACCCATCTACAATCCAACGCATTTTTTCGGTCTGATTTCCGTCTTCAATCCCGAAGCAGTCAATGACATTCAGTTCCTCAAAGGCTTTTTCCCCGCTCAATACGGTGGCCGCGCTTCCTCGGTGATCAATGTTCACCAGAAAGAAGGCAATGATCAGGAATTTCACTTTGCGGGAGGCTTGGGACTTCTTTCAGCCAGGTTGTTGGCCGAAGGACCAATCAAAAGAGGTCAAAGCTCTTTTTTGATTTCAGGAAGACAGTCCATCATTGACCCTACAGAATTAGGCCCGGATAATGTCAACCGAAACTCCAATACTTCTTTTGGGGACCTGAACATCAAAATGAACTGGAAGCTCAATGACCGCAATACCTTTTATGTATCCAGCTACCTTGGCCGCGATCGTAACCGGACGAGCTTTGATTCCAGACGAGACTGGGGAAACAGCACATTGACACTTCGCTGGAACAAGCAATTCGCTAAACGGATATTTGGGCATTTCTCAGGCGTGTTAAGCACTTATGAATACACGATCGAAGACCCAAGGGAAGCCGGCAGCTTTAGAGGCCAGTTCCGCGTAACGGATTATTCACTTAAAGCAGATTTCTCTTATTTCGTTTCACCGACCTCACAATTCGATTTCGGAGCCACCACCACTTTCCACCGATTATCTCCTGGGACCAGAACTCCATTTGATCCCGACGACTCCTCTACGAACCCATTGGAACTGGACTCTGAACACGGATTCGAATCAGGTATTTATCTGTCCCACCAATGGCAGGTACTTCCCAACCTTGAAATATTGTATGGTGCTCGCTTCAGTAGCATGCACAATATCAGCTTGGGTGACTCTGAGATTTACCGTTACATTCCAGGTGGACCTAAACGCGACGATACCATTGCTGATACGGTCCGACTTGGCAATTGGGAACTGGTGCGGGACTTCTTCAACCTAGAACCGCGTGCCTCTCTGAACTGGCGGATCACTAACAATACTGCAGTCAAAGCTGCCTACAACCGAACTTATCAGTACATCCATTTGATCTCCAATACCATTACTCCTAGCCCAACAGACATTTGGAAACTCAGTGACCGCAACATAGAACCTACCCAGACGGATCACTTCTCTCTAGGTTATTACCGCAATTTTGCCGACAATAGCTGGGAATCTTCACTTGAGCTATTCCATAAGGAACAGCGCAACATCATCGACTACAAGGACGGTGCCGACTTGTTGTTCAACCCGAACCCTGAAACAGAATTTCTCAACGCCCGTGGACGTGCCTACGGTCTGGAATTTTTCCTCAAAAAGAACACAGGTAAAACTCGAGGATGGGCCAGTTACACCCTATCTCGAGCGGAACGGAGAGTTAAAAGTGACCTGATCGAAGAAACCATTAATGACGGTGCATTCTTCCCGGACAACAATGATAAAACGCATGATTTCTCGATGGTGATACTACACCAACATTCCCCCAGGCTCAGTTTCTCCTCTACCTTCAATTACAGCACAGGAAGGCCAATCACCCTACCTACAGGCAAATACACCTTTGAAGGAAATCCCATTCCGCACTTTGCGGGAAGAAATCAGGACCGACTAAGCGACTACCACCGCCTGGACCTGTCTGCTCGATTAGAAGGCAAGAAAGTTCGCCCCGACGGAAGAACACGGAAATTCGCAGACTCCTGGACCCTGACCTTGTACAATGTCTATGCGCGTAGAAATGCCTTCTCCTACATCTTTAGAGAAAATCCTGATATCACCGGGCAGACACAAGTGGTACGATACTCCGTATTAGGATTCATCTTTCCATCCCTGACCTATAATTTTAAGTTTTAG